The Zingiber officinale cultivar Zhangliang chromosome 10A, Zo_v1.1, whole genome shotgun sequence genome contains a region encoding:
- the LOC122026456 gene encoding UPF0496 protein 1-like, with product MGCSISSRSYTPPILAGGAVVGHVTGSPAASSFVSSYEAACMLDPELQSFDATLRQRTSRVLSTLAMDGEVPSLSLDNLRAATADLLEMNQEAHLFILKNKKDILKNADLLDFVKDYLDNCLLTIHFCDTLKNCLGKASESQSIIRFALQRFTEDDAREADQGGKQKYARTLDELRRFMSAGNPITKEFSYPFFRTLHRQQVTMLEKLRSRREKLDKKLKTLTTWRRVSNILFASVFAAAIICSIVLAVAAPPTAAAAVGAAAAMPIPMGNWIDSLLKEYQKSLEGDEEIVNSIECGSVAMDMDGIPSQVGRLEMHIKSMLEYADFALRDEEAVRFEMEEIREKSKEFAEGLRELAKQAERCSRNIQKAQTDLLLLINRHPRRASTSSKSDRRSRRQIYRSSS from the coding sequence ATGGGCTGTAGCATCAGCAGTAGGTCTTACACGCCCCCGATCCTCGCAGGCGGTGCCGTGGTCGGACATGTAACCGGTTCTCCGGCCGCAAGTTCCTTCGTTAGCTCCTACGAGGCAGCGTGCATGCTCGACCCGGAGCTCCAGAGCTTCGACGCCACGCTGCGGCAGCGTACGAGTCGTGTCCTATCCACCCTCGCCATGGACGGCGAGGTCCCTTCCCTGTCACTCGATAACCTGCGAGCCGCCACCGCCGACCTCCTGGAGATGAACCAGGAGGCGCACCTATTCATCCTGAAGAACAAGAAGGACATCCTGAAGAACGCCGACCTCTTGGACTTCGTCAAGGACTACCTCGACAATTGCCTGCTGACCATACACTTCTGCGACACCCTCAAGAACTGCCTCGGTAAAGCCTCCGAAAGCCAATCGATCATCCGCTTCGCCCTCCAGCGCTTCACCGAAGATGATGCGCGAGAAGCAGATCAAGGTGGCAAGCAGAAATACGCGAGGACTTTGGACGAATTGCGTCGATTTATGTCGGCGGGCAATCCGATCACCAAAGAGTTCTCCTATCCATTCTTCCGAACACTTCACAGGCAGCAAGTAACGATGCTGGAGAAGCTCCGCTCGAGAAGGGAGAAGCTCGATAAGAAGTTGAAGACCTTGACAACGTGGAGGAGAGTATCCAATATCCTATTCGCGTCAGTCTTCGCAGCTGCAATAATTTGCTCGATTGTACTTGCGGTGGCCGCCCCGCCGACGGCGGCCGCGGCTGTAGGGGCGGCCGCCGCCATGCCGATCCCGATGGGCAACTGGATCGACTCCCTGCTAAAAGAATACCAGAAATCCTTGGAAGGGGATGAAGAGATTGTGAATTCCATAGAGTGCGGCAGCGTTGCGATGGACATGGATGGCATTCCGTCGCAGGTGGGGAGGTTGGAGATGCATATCAAATCTATGTTGGAGTATGCCGATTTCGCGCTTAGAGACGAGGAAGCCGTGAGATTCGAGATGGAGGAGATCAGGGAAAAGTCGAAGGAGTTTGCGGAGGGATTGCGAGAATTGGCGAAGCAAGCAGAAAGATGCAGCAGGAATATTCAAAAGGCCCAGACGGATCTTCTGCTGCTGATAAATCGGCATCCAAGACGCGCGTCAACGTCATCAAAATCCGACCGGAGGTCCAGACGGCAAATCTATCGGTCCAGTAGTTGA
- the LOC122027859 gene encoding uncharacterized protein LOC122027859 isoform X1 yields the protein MPAAMEGRISGGCQHNFGESSEEELAVLPRHTKVIVTGNNRTKSVLVGLQGVVKKAVGLGGWHWLVLTNGIEVKLQRNALSVIEGPTGNEEDDEVECNNALCNGSVSGSIQLHKTQSSRSRHQKGSWSRSNSFDSQSKGSVSSSTMSTKVDLSKLETTALQRYYRHFNLMDANPNPSKEQLIEVVQRHFVSQQLDEMQVITGFMQAAKRLKTICN from the exons ATGCCGGCGGCCATGGAGGGCAGGATAAGTGGTGGATGCCAGCATAATTTCGGGGAGAGCAGCGAGGAGGAGCTGGCAGTGCTCCCTCGGCACACTAAGGTAATCGTCACCGGCAACAATCGGACCAAATCGGTGCTCGTCGGCCTCCAGGGGGTCGTCAAGAAGGCTGTGGGACTTGGAGGTTGGCACTGGCTG GTTTTGACAAATGGAATAGAAGTGAAGCTGCAACGTAATGCACTAAGTGTGATTGAAGGCCCAACTGGCAatgaggaagatgatgaagttgaatgTAACAATGCACTCTGTAATGGCTCAG TTTCTGGATCTATACAATTACATAAAACTCAAAGCTCAAGGAGCAGACACCAAAAAGGATCTTGGAGCAGATCTAACTCTTTTGATTCCCAGTCTAAGGGATCTGTTTCCTCCTCCACAATGAGCACA AAGGTTGACCTGAGCAAATTAGAAACAACAGCATTGCAGAGATATTATCGACACTTCAACCTT ATGGATGCTAATCCTAATCCCTCCAAAGAGCAGTTGATTGAAGTTGTTCAAAGGCATTTCGTTTCTCAG CAATTGGATGAAATGCAGGTAATTACAGGGTTCATGCAAGCCGCAAAGAGACTGAAGACCATCTGCAATTAA
- the LOC122027859 gene encoding uncharacterized protein LOC122027859 isoform X2, which translates to MPAAMEGRISGGCQHNFGESSEEELAVLPRHTKVIVTGNNRTKSVLVGLQGVVKKAVGLGGWHWLVLTNGIEVKLQRNALSVIEGPTGNEEDDEVECNNALCNGSVSGSIQLHKTQSSRSRHQKGSWSRSNSFDSQSKGSVSSSTMSTKVDLSKLETTALQRYYRHFNLMDANPNPSKEQLIEVVQRHFVSQVITGFMQAAKRLKTICN; encoded by the exons ATGCCGGCGGCCATGGAGGGCAGGATAAGTGGTGGATGCCAGCATAATTTCGGGGAGAGCAGCGAGGAGGAGCTGGCAGTGCTCCCTCGGCACACTAAGGTAATCGTCACCGGCAACAATCGGACCAAATCGGTGCTCGTCGGCCTCCAGGGGGTCGTCAAGAAGGCTGTGGGACTTGGAGGTTGGCACTGGCTG GTTTTGACAAATGGAATAGAAGTGAAGCTGCAACGTAATGCACTAAGTGTGATTGAAGGCCCAACTGGCAatgaggaagatgatgaagttgaatgTAACAATGCACTCTGTAATGGCTCAG TTTCTGGATCTATACAATTACATAAAACTCAAAGCTCAAGGAGCAGACACCAAAAAGGATCTTGGAGCAGATCTAACTCTTTTGATTCCCAGTCTAAGGGATCTGTTTCCTCCTCCACAATGAGCACA AAGGTTGACCTGAGCAAATTAGAAACAACAGCATTGCAGAGATATTATCGACACTTCAACCTT ATGGATGCTAATCCTAATCCCTCCAAAGAGCAGTTGATTGAAGTTGTTCAAAGGCATTTCGTTTCTCAG GTAATTACAGGGTTCATGCAAGCCGCAAAGAGACTGAAGACCATCTGCAATTAA